One part of the Corallococcus caeni genome encodes these proteins:
- a CDS encoding S8 family serine peptidase: MLKSTLSPRPLRGAVMAVSLLALAPAAGAAPRLAPRALVAKPTGRELPAGTFVERLVVKFHEGSHVRLRGDALRALASERSASERELLSGLRLDSARVEADLAEVVALLERAPRIGSLDRVFQAEEAALDASKASGEAKGGEQLADLNLYFEVPLLPGTTADTVADLVAALNRVSSVETAYAAPPAEPAMVNFAMEAGLRALLSAADLPPTTPLYQANQGYLNAAPSGVNATYAWTVTGGRGTNVKFVDIEGGWRTTHEDFPTFFRVGGTQFNDLGWRNHGTAVLGEIIGTSNGYGVTGIANAATPGVEAIGAQSTASAITNAAAAVGAGGVILIELHAGGPNDGTACTCNTSQCNYIAMEYWQDNFDAIRNATANGVIVVEAAGNGSANLDAAAYGGLFNPATRDSGAIIVGASTATTRVPMCWTNFGQRVNVHGWGEQVVTTGYGDRFGSAYGEDQYYTSTFSGTSSASPIIVGTAVSAQGVAKANGRLLTSVQMRGLLRNNGTAQAADSRQIGPLPDLQKALPKVISGNY; encoded by the coding sequence ATGCTGAAGTCGACGCTGTCCCCGCGCCCCCTGCGTGGCGCGGTCATGGCTGTGTCCCTGCTGGCGTTGGCCCCTGCTGCTGGCGCCGCGCCCAGGCTGGCGCCGCGCGCGCTGGTCGCGAAGCCCACCGGGCGCGAGCTGCCCGCGGGGACGTTCGTGGAGCGGCTGGTGGTGAAGTTCCACGAGGGCAGCCACGTGCGCCTGCGCGGCGACGCGCTGCGCGCCCTCGCTTCCGAGCGGAGCGCCAGCGAGCGGGAGCTCTTGTCCGGCCTGCGCCTGGACTCCGCGCGCGTGGAGGCGGACCTGGCGGAGGTGGTGGCGCTGCTGGAGCGTGCGCCGCGCATCGGTTCGCTGGACCGCGTGTTCCAGGCCGAGGAGGCCGCGCTGGACGCGAGCAAGGCGTCCGGTGAGGCGAAGGGCGGCGAGCAGCTGGCGGACCTGAACCTGTACTTCGAAGTACCGCTCTTGCCCGGCACCACCGCGGACACCGTGGCGGACCTGGTGGCGGCGCTCAACCGCGTGTCCAGCGTGGAGACGGCCTACGCGGCGCCGCCCGCGGAGCCGGCGATGGTGAACTTCGCCATGGAGGCGGGGCTGCGCGCGCTGCTGTCGGCCGCGGACCTGCCGCCCACCACGCCGCTGTACCAGGCCAACCAGGGCTACCTCAACGCGGCGCCCTCCGGCGTCAACGCGACGTACGCGTGGACGGTGACGGGCGGCCGGGGCACCAACGTGAAGTTCGTGGACATCGAGGGTGGCTGGCGCACCACGCACGAGGACTTCCCCACGTTCTTCCGCGTGGGCGGCACGCAGTTCAACGACCTGGGCTGGCGCAACCACGGCACCGCGGTGCTGGGGGAAATCATCGGCACCTCCAACGGCTACGGCGTGACGGGCATCGCCAACGCGGCGACGCCGGGCGTGGAGGCCATTGGCGCGCAGAGCACCGCGAGCGCCATCACCAACGCGGCGGCGGCGGTGGGCGCGGGCGGCGTCATCCTCATCGAGCTGCACGCGGGCGGCCCCAACGACGGCACGGCCTGCACGTGCAACACGTCCCAGTGCAACTACATCGCGATGGAGTACTGGCAGGACAACTTCGACGCCATCCGCAACGCCACCGCCAACGGCGTCATCGTGGTGGAGGCGGCGGGCAACGGCAGCGCGAACCTGGACGCGGCGGCCTACGGCGGCCTGTTCAACCCGGCCACGCGTGACTCGGGCGCCATCATCGTGGGCGCCAGCACCGCCACCACGCGCGTGCCCATGTGCTGGACCAACTTCGGCCAGCGCGTGAACGTGCACGGCTGGGGTGAGCAGGTCGTCACCACCGGCTACGGCGACCGCTTCGGCAGCGCCTACGGCGAGGACCAGTACTACACGTCCACCTTCAGCGGCACGTCCAGCGCGTCGCCCATCATCGTGGGCACCGCGGTCAGCGCCCAGGGCGTGGCGAAGGCCAACGGCCGGCTGCTGACGTCCGTGCAGATGCGCGGCCTCTTGCGCAACAACGGCACGGCCCAGGCCGCGGACTCGCGGCAGATTGGCCCGCTGCCGGACCTGCAGAAGGCCCTGCCCAAGGTCATCTCCGGCAACTACTGA
- a CDS encoding ArsR/SmtB family transcription factor, translating to MDVLSQSFRVLGDTTRLRILRLVAQAPLNVTELVSLVGVAQSSVSHHLSKLKGLGLIREERQAGFTYYSLALESDDSRWPLVRLAREAEDAAGDSARLNDLLRAREDRQALNERLLEPGQSWFLWAGALASLLPPLDVADFGCGTGVFSRAMARWARHVWAIDQSEDALSQARTLALRDELKNITFLREDLHRLSLAGGRMDLVVISQSLHHVESPAAVVAEAARLLKPGGRLVVLELLPHEEKWVLERLGHRHLGFSPEVLEAALREAGFTSFTRETHARDGASPFRVFLLTGVKPS from the coding sequence ATGGACGTCCTCTCCCAATCCTTCCGTGTCCTGGGCGACACGACGCGGCTGCGAATCCTGCGGTTGGTGGCCCAGGCGCCGCTGAACGTGACGGAACTGGTGTCGCTGGTGGGGGTGGCCCAGTCGTCGGTGTCGCACCACCTGTCGAAGCTGAAGGGGCTGGGGCTCATCCGGGAGGAGCGGCAGGCGGGCTTCACGTACTACTCGCTGGCGCTGGAGTCGGATGACTCGCGCTGGCCGCTCGTCCGGCTGGCCCGCGAGGCGGAGGACGCGGCGGGGGACTCCGCGCGGCTCAACGACCTGTTGCGCGCCCGGGAGGACCGGCAGGCGCTCAACGAGCGGCTCCTGGAGCCCGGCCAGTCGTGGTTCCTCTGGGCGGGCGCGCTGGCGTCGCTGCTGCCGCCCCTGGACGTGGCGGACTTCGGCTGCGGCACCGGGGTGTTCAGCCGGGCCATGGCGCGGTGGGCGCGGCACGTGTGGGCCATCGACCAGAGCGAGGACGCGCTGTCCCAGGCTCGAACTCTGGCCCTGCGTGACGAACTGAAGAACATCACGTTCCTGCGCGAGGACCTGCACCGGCTGTCCCTGGCCGGTGGGCGCATGGACCTGGTGGTGATTTCGCAGAGCCTCCACCACGTGGAGTCGCCCGCGGCGGTGGTGGCGGAGGCCGCGCGGCTGCTCAAGCCGGGCGGCCGGTTGGTGGTGCTGGAGCTGTTGCCGCACGAAGAGAAGTGGGTGCTGGAGCGGCTGGGGCACCGGCACCTGGGCTTTTCGCCCGAAGTCCTCGAAGCGGCCCTTCGCGAGGCCGGCTTCACGTCGTTCACCCGCGAGACGCACGCGCGCGACGGGGCCAGTCCCTTCCGCGTCTTCCTGCTGACCGGAGTCAAACCGTCATGA
- a CDS encoding YiiX/YebB-like N1pC/P60 family cysteine hydrolase, producing MSAASLLAAWLTLASPPADPPSAVPAPPASQAPRDVYALDDAAFVAQARRDLEMLRQGTEGLRRLREEAFRSKALYRRDKDVPYTPDEKQLLVSTWAAFFDCFVTTEVVRQRYWDFLKVPALTQPKKHAWGFLLTHAALASELAQGMAFADLAGGQAQLEVLLDEPGPAYGLPARAFSRFKEKVVHVGTSTQLFTGDGYRATLHPVLAKSGVLSEPGVPALFQAMREDSRAARARLLKRGPVLFAKAAADLTQDTTARAVFPVQKTVAEWMGDTRVHRSGRPLISREQTLALLPRMAPGDVMVARQNWFLSNIGLPGFWPHAELYLGTAQELALAFDTDPEVKAWVATLPGHPETFTAHLAKAFPAKWAEYTGKDAHGDPVRIIESISEGVSFTGVEHGMHVDYLGVLRPRVSQVDKARAILRAFTFQGRPYDFNFDFFSDQSLVCTELVWKSYAPSKDMKGLDIPLVSVAGRRTLPANELVRVFDAEYGQPGRQFDFVAFLDGREATGDAIEANAEAFRYTYRRMKWDIAQE from the coding sequence ATGTCCGCCGCCTCCCTGCTCGCCGCCTGGCTCACGCTCGCCAGCCCCCCCGCCGACCCGCCGTCCGCCGTCCCCGCCCCGCCCGCCAGCCAGGCCCCGCGCGACGTCTACGCGCTGGATGACGCGGCCTTCGTCGCCCAGGCCCGCCGCGACCTGGAGATGCTGCGCCAGGGCACCGAGGGGCTGCGCCGCCTGCGGGAGGAGGCCTTCCGCTCCAAGGCGCTGTACCGGCGCGACAAGGACGTGCCGTACACTCCGGACGAGAAGCAGCTGCTGGTGTCTACCTGGGCCGCCTTCTTCGACTGCTTCGTCACCACGGAGGTGGTGCGACAGCGCTACTGGGACTTCCTCAAGGTGCCCGCCCTCACCCAGCCGAAGAAGCACGCCTGGGGCTTCCTCCTCACCCACGCGGCGCTCGCGTCGGAGCTGGCGCAGGGCATGGCCTTCGCGGACCTCGCCGGGGGACAGGCGCAGCTGGAGGTGCTGCTGGACGAGCCTGGCCCCGCGTACGGCCTGCCCGCCAGGGCCTTCAGCCGCTTCAAGGAGAAGGTCGTCCACGTGGGCACCAGCACGCAGCTCTTCACGGGCGACGGCTACCGCGCGACGCTGCACCCGGTGCTGGCGAAGTCCGGCGTGCTGAGCGAGCCCGGCGTCCCCGCGCTCTTCCAGGCGATGCGGGAGGACAGCCGGGCTGCCCGCGCACGCCTCTTGAAGCGCGGCCCGGTGCTCTTCGCCAAGGCCGCCGCGGACCTCACCCAGGACACGACGGCGCGCGCGGTGTTCCCGGTGCAGAAGACGGTGGCCGAGTGGATGGGCGACACGCGCGTGCACCGCTCCGGCCGGCCGCTCATCTCCCGGGAGCAGACGCTGGCGCTGCTGCCGCGCATGGCCCCGGGCGACGTGATGGTCGCGCGGCAGAACTGGTTCCTGTCCAACATCGGCCTGCCGGGCTTCTGGCCGCACGCGGAGCTGTACCTGGGCACCGCGCAGGAGCTGGCCCTGGCGTTCGACACGGACCCGGAGGTGAAGGCCTGGGTGGCCACGCTGCCCGGCCACCCGGAGACGTTCACCGCCCACCTCGCGAAGGCGTTCCCCGCGAAGTGGGCCGAGTACACCGGCAAGGACGCGCACGGAGACCCCGTGCGCATCATCGAATCCATCAGCGAGGGCGTGAGCTTCACCGGCGTGGAGCACGGCATGCACGTGGACTACCTGGGCGTGCTGCGGCCCCGGGTGTCCCAGGTGGACAAGGCCCGCGCCATCCTGCGCGCCTTCACCTTCCAGGGCCGGCCGTACGACTTCAACTTCGACTTCTTCTCCGACCAGTCGCTGGTGTGCACGGAGCTGGTGTGGAAGTCCTACGCCCCGTCGAAGGACATGAAGGGCCTGGACATCCCCCTGGTGAGCGTGGCGGGGCGCAGGACGCTGCCGGCGAACGAGCTCGTGCGCGTGTTCGACGCTGAATATGGCCAGCCCGGCCGGCAGTTCGACTTCGTCGCCTTCCTGGACGGGCGGGAGGCCACGGGGGACGCCATCGAAGCGAACGCCGAGGCCTTCCGTTACACCTACCGACGCATGAAGTGGGACATCGCCCAAGAGTGA
- a CDS encoding patatin-like phospholipase family protein, which produces MAPSSTLHSLLDGKRFGLVLSAGYFGFYGHAGFLKGLHGSGLKPHAYAGTSAGGMVAAYAAAGMSMPKLEELVLSQTRANFWDPDPIGAVFNVASQGHGFTGLLKGERFRRLLESTLPVSTFEDLPHPLLLTAANLTHGTHQVFTTGELAPRVHATCAYPGLFRAVPLDGQLFWDGGLVDKAPALSLQESAIGKDLDAILVHFLPSRTRKVVGGPMAYPQGLAAGSAALRRDHFRLQLTVLQTRNVPVYVVVSNLPPVTPTTLERGFDALDQARLSAERALARPPVPFEQST; this is translated from the coding sequence ATGGCGCCCTCCTCCACGCTGCACTCCCTGCTCGACGGCAAGCGGTTCGGGCTGGTCCTCTCCGCGGGCTACTTCGGCTTCTACGGCCACGCAGGCTTCCTGAAGGGGCTGCACGGCTCCGGCCTGAAGCCCCACGCGTACGCGGGCACGTCCGCGGGCGGGATGGTGGCGGCGTACGCGGCGGCGGGCATGTCCATGCCGAAGCTGGAGGAGCTGGTGCTGAGCCAGACGCGCGCCAACTTCTGGGACCCGGACCCCATTGGCGCGGTGTTCAACGTGGCGTCGCAGGGGCACGGCTTCACGGGCCTGCTCAAGGGCGAGCGCTTCCGGCGGCTCCTGGAGTCCACGCTGCCGGTGTCCACCTTCGAGGACCTGCCGCACCCGCTGCTGCTCACCGCGGCCAACCTCACCCACGGCACGCACCAGGTGTTCACCACCGGGGAGCTGGCCCCGCGCGTCCACGCCACCTGCGCGTACCCGGGCCTGTTCCGCGCGGTGCCGCTGGACGGACAGCTGTTCTGGGACGGCGGCCTCGTGGACAAGGCGCCCGCGCTGTCGCTCCAGGAGAGCGCCATCGGCAAGGACCTGGACGCCATCCTCGTGCACTTCCTGCCCAGCCGGACGCGCAAGGTGGTGGGCGGCCCCATGGCCTATCCGCAGGGCCTGGCGGCCGGGTCCGCCGCGCTCCGCAGAGACCACTTCCGCCTCCAGCTCACCGTGCTCCAGACGCGCAACGTGCCCGTCTACGTCGTCGTCTCCAACCTGCCGCCGGTGACGCCCACCACCCTGGAGCGCGGCTTCGACGCGCTGGACCAGGCCCGGCTGTCCGCCGAGCGCGCCCTGGCCCGGCCCCCCGTCCCGTTCGAGCAGAGCACCTGA
- a CDS encoding DUF2795 domain-containing protein — protein MAYGKAEDPARSITPHLDGVEYPATREELVEAAADSEAPVDIINILKSLPQKEYMLREHVLRDLAEAERRFAMNGLKDDDGVDRDRRNIGRDRIEGASNGETRHP, from the coding sequence ATGGCTTACGGAAAGGCGGAGGATCCGGCGCGCTCCATCACCCCGCATCTGGATGGGGTGGAGTACCCGGCGACGCGTGAGGAACTCGTCGAGGCCGCCGCGGACAGCGAGGCCCCGGTCGACATCATCAACATCCTCAAGTCCCTGCCTCAGAAGGAGTACATGTTGCGCGAGCACGTGCTGCGCGACCTGGCGGAGGCCGAGCGCCGCTTCGCGATGAACGGCCTGAAGGACGACGACGGCGTGGACCGCGACCGGCGCAACATCGGGCGCGACCGCATCGAAGGGGCCTCCAACGGGGAGACGCGTCACCCGTAG
- a CDS encoding CoA-binding protein — MSHDEYLIEDDAGVKRVVQEARRVAVLGIKTEDHSAQPAYYVPEYLAKAGVDVVPVPVYYPDAKVILGKPVYRKLVDIPGDIDVVDVFRRPGDIDQHVDDIIAKKPKAVWFQSGIRNDDAAKKLAAAGIRVVQDRCLMVDHRRYSGR, encoded by the coding sequence ATGAGCCACGACGAGTACCTCATCGAGGACGACGCGGGTGTGAAGCGCGTGGTGCAGGAAGCCAGGCGCGTGGCGGTGCTGGGCATCAAGACGGAGGACCACTCCGCCCAGCCCGCGTACTACGTGCCGGAGTACCTGGCGAAGGCGGGCGTGGACGTGGTGCCGGTGCCCGTCTACTACCCGGACGCGAAGGTCATCCTGGGCAAGCCCGTGTACCGCAAGCTGGTGGACATCCCGGGCGACATCGACGTCGTGGACGTGTTCCGCAGGCCCGGCGACATCGACCAGCACGTGGACGACATCATCGCGAAGAAGCCCAAGGCGGTGTGGTTCCAGTCCGGCATCCGCAACGACGACGCGGCGAAGAAGCTGGCGGCCGCCGGCATCCGCGTGGTGCAGGACCGCTGCCTGATGGTGGACCACCGCCGCTACAGCGGGCGCTGA